Genomic window (Primulina eburnea isolate SZY01 chromosome 8, ASM2296580v1, whole genome shotgun sequence):
TGGGGCATTTCTTCTCTCGAGTCAACATGAGGCGATTTTTTACACTTTCTTCTCATATTTCTTGCTAAGTTTACCTTCTCTTAGTCAATATAATCAAGGGTTAAAAGAACGTCAACATACATGAGCATCGCCAATATTCATTATACATCATAATTCACTCAAAAGGTGCCTAATTAAACAAGAATATgactataatttttcataaaatgACGATAAAATTCATACTCAGCCCCATTTTTTATTAAGTGAATGAAATTATGGAATTAGATCTTGATTTATGAATCTGATCTGGATGAAGTGTAAAGCCTGTGTTTCAAGCTCTTTCACAAGCTTTTTCCCCCTTTCTATTGAAGGTTTCTTGTGAACAAACTATTGCTGTGCAAAAAAAGAAACCTCGTGAATTTCTTATACTAGCTTCGTAACCCACGTGTTTGTTTGATATTATTTGGTCAGACTCATGGTGTGCAAAATATTTGTTCCCTGTGTTGGTAACTTGATTAGATCAAAACTTAAAAGTGAATGAtaacatataaaattttaatagaaTTTTGCATGAAATGAATTTTGTTTCAGGGGATGTAattgaatataccaaaataatCAAGTTCATATTTGAAATCCATCTAACATAGATCAATCAATTTGATTTTTTGGTAAAATCTAAATAATTGACCAAAGAGACCAGTCTGGCTCTCTGATTCAATATATAGTGAGTACAAATTGGGCAGGACCTTTTGAATTGTTTGCTGCCATGCAGCTCGTATAATTCGACAAATTAGTATTTGATTGTTTTGGCAAAGTTTTATTGCAATCTTTTTACTGGTTGTTTGGCCTCTCCCTaccaattctgatatcaatgaTTGTTTAAGCTATTTTTGTTGCTAAAACAGCAAATCTTTTTGTTCTGTCAGGCTAATCTCTGGGTCATACTTTTCAGTTATGTCGGAAATTATTTTTGGACCCACTATTTTTTCACTGTTCTGGGCGCCTCATATACGTTCCCCTCGTGGAAAATGAACAATGTGAGCCAAAACCACCAAGTTTATGTTTTCATTTTTCATTGTTTTGTGGTTATTTACTTATTCAAAATTGTTTATAATTAACCTATGCAGGTACCTCACACCACTTTCCTTCTCACACATGTATGCTTCTTATTCTATCACGTGTCATCAAATATGACACTTCGTAGAATCCAGCATTCAATTGCTCACTTGCCCGAGAAAACACAGTCTCTTTTCAAAGCAGCCTGGATTCTGGCTCTTTCATACTTTATAGCATATCTGGAGACTGTAGCTATTTCCAATGTGAGTGGATTACATGAATTGCAAATATATCCTTTTTTCATTGGCCAAAAATGTTGATGTTGTGTTCGTGTGTGTGGGTCCATCGGGGGGAATCATCCCctcttacacaatttttttttgaacatTTATTTCAATTTTCCCTAAAACTGCTATGTTCATCCTCCCACGCACCATTAAAGAATTTTGTTCAGTTTTCCTACCTCACCCCTTATACCACTCTGTCGGTGTTCATTTGCTGcctgatattttattaattgtAATTGGTGGCTATATACCTGTTAATTTTAACATCCTGCTTTGATGCATGCAGTTTCCATATTACAAATTTGTGGATCGAGCATCCATGTACAAAGTTGGTTCCTTGTTTTATGCAATATACTTTTTTGTCAGCTTCCCTATGTTTTTGAGGTAAAATTTATATCCAAGATCCCTCTCtccttctctctctctctctctctctctctctctctctctctctctctctctctctctctctctctctctctctctctctctctctctctctgtgTATGTGTGACATTTTGGTATTGAATAGAAGGTGAGGTACAGGGGGCAAAAACCAAAGGAACTAGTTAGGTGTATGTGTGAAATAACTTTATGGAATAGCCATGTTTGTTGAAAATGGAATGGTGACAAGAATAATTTAGGAACCAGATGATGTGACTCAAACATTAAGTCCACGAGCCGCCACCTTCGAAAGAATAAAATTGAAGATTGCTGGAGAATTAAATATTGACATCTTATGACTCCTATTAGCATTTTTACACTTGAGCTCCAGTGAATAATAAATAATACGTCACCAGAATCAAGTTGTAGTAGAAGACCATCAACTTTTTGACTGTCGCAAGTGTCTACTGCCGTATTTTGTGGTTCTTCTACTAATcttgaattaaaaaataaaattattttgtaaCACGAGTTTGAGCTTTTGGGAAAAGTGATTTCTAACTTGTTATCAGAGCTAGCAAGTCACATGTTCAATATCTTTGCTAAGCATTTGTTAACTAGTTACGTGTCTTTGTAATATCCCGATGTTGCAGCTATAATAGCAGACACAATAAAGTATAGAACAAACAATTATTATCTCATCTTCCATGAAGTCAAACTTTTGTGAAAATGGTTTCCAACACTTTCTTAGAAGCTGTAACTGTAAAAACGAATCATTGTTGCTGTCTCATACATAATTCTATTACTTACTGGTGAAGATGAGGGATTTGAAATCTTATTGTTTTTAACCTCTACTTTTCTTCTAATGCGAGCCTATGTGATGAGCAGAATCGACGAGAAACCTGGTGATCGATGGGATTTGCCTCGTGTAGCTATAGATGCTTTAGGTGCTGCGATGCTTGTCACCATCATACTCGACTTGTGGCGTATATTTCTGGGACCGATAGTGTCAATTCCAGATTCCAAACAATGCTCTCAACCTGGATTGCCTTGGTTTCCTGTAAACGTCTAGGCCATGTTATTTTTTTCGCAATGCATGGGCCTACTACTTCTCCAGTTGCGGTACCAACACGAGCTCTTTCTCCTTGTAGCTCGATTCGGAGATGCTTTGTATCAGACTTATTGTAACTTTATCAAGTTAAAGACTCTGGTATTTTGTACTAAACATTTGTACTGTTTTTAACTGAATCCAAAATTTCGTGTGTTGAGGATTCTCCTATCGAAGCATGAATTTTtcgaaattatttatatatataaatataaaatttcaagAGGGAGAGGTCCTCTTGATGATTAACTTGCATGAGAAAAGGAGACTCGAGAGTTTAGCATTCACATCTAAAAATATTATAGCTAGCTGAGCCCGAGCTCCTTTTTTCAAGAGAGTTGGGAACAAAACAAACTTGTTTGGTGTCTGATTGGATTGTTCAAGAATTTCGGCCGTTTGAACCATTGATTACAATATTCTAACATGGAGAATAAAATGTATATGACCTAATCAACTCCTAAAATCAGATTTCCGTGTGTTGTATTATATATAATTGGTATTCATTTTGGATAGattcaaaaattattttattaatgtcTGCTTGCCATTCAATGAGCTACGAATTACATTTTGGATAATAAATTAGCTGTGACACCAAATCATTATCACTAGACTAGAAGCACATCTGTTGGCTTGTTAGTTACATCAGAAGAAAATAAACATAACATTCCCATATCTTTCACATACAATACAAATTTTTCCACGCGCTTACAataacaaattccaggcatttATTagctatatattaattatttttacgaTAGGATACATTATTGACCTACTACTCCATTGCCCTTAAAGGCTAAAATACACAACTCTCGTATTGGTCGTCCTTTCTGGGGGacatttttttgaaattaacgagttaataataataataattaaatctaACTATCTCATTTTTGAATGTGACAACGGATATATCTTCTGAGAGTTGGAGAAAATAATTATTAACTTGTGATCATCGTCATTTTTTGCTTCCTCGActcttaattaattatattgatTGTAAACTTCTCACAAACCAAAAAAATGTGCCAGGACTTCAAGGTGTGGGAAAGCACTCAATTTCAATTTTGGATGTTTAGTTGACTGGAAGAtacatattataatatatttaaatatagccAGCCtgttttatttttcataaataaatcaaGTCAGTTTCAACAATAATTGCATGCCATCACTATATAAGGCCTGCATCCCTCCTTCAACCATGCAACACAACCATCAAACGCAACCAAATCATACTTCCAAGTTCAAGTTAATTGGGGTGGCCGGAAAATGAAAACTTCGGCCACAATGCGCCAATTCATCTGCATCGTGGCAGTGGCTTACTTGGTAACTATCACTGCACTACCAGATAAATCAATTGACCACTTTGGTTGGCCAAAGCCGTGGGAGCACCCACCATTCTTTCATCATTGGCCTCCGTTACCTTACTATAAGTCCCCTCCACCACCTTCTCCTTCCCCCCCACCTCCATATGTTTATAAGTCTCCACCTCCACCATCCCCATCCCCTCCTCCTCCATATGTTTACAAGTCACCACCTCCACCATCCCCATCCCCTCCTCCTCCATATGTTTACAAGTCACCCCCACCACCTTCTCCGTCGCCGCCTCCTCCATATGTTTACAAATCTCCACCACCACCATCCCCATCACCACCACCTCCATACATTTACAAGTCACCACCACCACCATCCCCATCGCCTCCACCTCCATATGTTTACAAATCTCCACCACCACCATCTCCATCGCCTCCACCTCCATATGTTTACAAATCTCCACCACCACCATCCCCATCACCGCCACCTCCATACATTTACAAGTCACCACCACCACCATCCCCATCGCCTCCACCTCCATATGTTTACAAATCTCCACCACCACCATCCCCATCACCACCACCTCCATACATTTACAAGTCACCCCCACCACCATCTCCATCGCCTCCACCTCCATACATTTACAAGTCACCACCACCACCATCTCCATCGCCTCCACCTCCATATGTTTACAAATCTCCACCACCACCATCCCCATCACCGCCACCTCCATACATCTACAAGTCACCACCACCACCATCTCCATCGCCTCCACCTCCATACATCTACAAGTCACCACCACCACCATCCCCATCACCGCCACCTCCATACGTTTATAAATCTCCTCCACCACCGTCTCCATCACCACCACCACCATACATTTACAAGTCACCACCTCCGCCATCCCCATCACCTCCACCTCCATATATTTACAAGTCACCTCCACCACCATCTCCGTCACCACCACCACCATACATTTACAAGTCGCCTCCGCCTCCACCTCCACGATATTACTACTActcacctccacctccaccctACTATTAATGACATCAAAAGAAACCTCTTCCGTTAAGCATGGTGTTTTATAAATTTCCGATATTATTTACTTTTTAGCTTTGCGAGTTTGGTCTTTTTGTATTCATGAATAAATAGGGTCTTTAAGAAGATCCTTTCTGTGCCCACAAAactgtattttttttcttttaaatctgCGAAAGTTGTATCCaagttatagattgtcataataTATAAGTAGCTTTGATTTACTTTTGCATGcctactttttaaaataataatgatattattattattaaatatgataaaatttaatttcataataGTCAACAAAACATTATAAATACCCGCTGAGAACAAGAAACCCTCGATGCTTAATAATAGTTAAAATACCAAATATCCTGCTAAACTTTATGGACTTTGAGTACTGTAAGTCCGTGGTCCAAGAGTCAAATGTACGTATATTCTTGCATTGTAGTAATTGTAATGTGAAAATCCGGAAAtatagaagaaaaaaaaactatagAATTTAAATGATGTTAAATTATATAATCCCATCTGTAGACGGGAAAAGAgtgaaacatttaaaatttttaaaaaaataaataaatttaccgATTTCTCCATTCGCTTGTTCTTTTAGCGCAACGATCTCATACAAGTAACTATGTAATGGGCATTATATTAGTActtatcaattttattttttgtaacaCAATCAATTCACTATTAACGAGCTAGTATGGATATTTAATTAACTTTTTGACATATCACATGAAATAAATTCTTCATTTTTTTGTACAAATTTGTTATTTTGACATATAATGAGGATAA
Coding sequences:
- the LOC140840282 gene encoding cycloeucalenol cycloisomerase; its protein translation is MGGAEVDVCSSSNLWLAQDPSKRWGEVFFLLYTPFWLTLCLGIVVPYKLYENFTEWEYLFLGLVSALPALIIPMILVGKADSSLCWKDRYWVKANLWVILFSYVGNYFWTHYFFTVLGASYTFPSWKMNNVPHTTFLLTHVCFLFYHVSSNMTLRRIQHSIAHLPEKTQSLFKAAWILALSYFIAYLETVAISNFPYYKFVDRASMYKVGSLFYAIYFFVSFPMFLRIDEKPGDRWDLPRVAIDALGAAMLVTIILDLWRIFLGPIVSIPDSKQCSQPGLPWFPVNV